A DNA window from Ipomoea triloba cultivar NCNSP0323 chromosome 10, ASM357664v1 contains the following coding sequences:
- the LOC116033366 gene encoding ervatamin-B-like, with translation MACLGLRILTETHEPSSSLANTPTTMAIHFDSKCILAILFLLGACAYEATSRTLEEASLVRLHEKWMARHARSYKNDVEKNERFNIFKQNLKFINSFNEAGNRSYKLGLNKFSDMSPEEFKATMLNDQHTFSGPKRFPNGNSIGKESLIDAPNSVNWIERGAVTAIKSQGRCGACWAFSAVAAIEGITQIKTGSLVSLSEQQLVDCDTDNTGCSGGWPLKAFRYAEGVGGLVAESDYPYHANQSMCNIQGASAAATITGSQEVSFGESALLQAVINQPVSVNIHLNGTDLQHYTTGVLADDCGTGNGHSMTVVGYDTTAEGEKYWLIKNSWGTGWGENGYIKMARDTIDGGLCGLATNASYPIIY, from the exons ATGGCATGTTTGGGACTTCGTATCCTCACAGAAACTCACGAGCCATCCTCTAGCTTAGCAAATACACCAACCACTATGGCCATACACTTCGACTCCAAATGCATCCTTGCAATCCTTTTCCTCTTGGGGGCGTGTGCTTACGAAGCCACTTCCCGCACCCTTGAAGAGGCATCTTTGGTCCGACTTCATGAGAAGTGGATGGCTCGTCATGCACGTTCTTATAAAAATGATGTTGAAAAGAATGAACGGTTCAACATATTcaaacaaaatttgaaattcatCAATTCATTCAATGAAGCAGGCAACCGATCTTATAAATTAGGCCTTAATAAATTTTCCGATATGAGTCCAGAAGAGTTCAAAGCCACAATGCTTAACGACCAACACACTTTCTCTGGCCCTAAGAGGTTTCCAAACGGAAATTCAATTGGGAAAGAGAGTCTCATAGATGCTCCGAACAGTGTGAACTGGATAGAGAGGGGAGCTGTTACTGCAATCAAAAGCCAAGGCAGATGTG GTGCATGTTGGGCATTCTCGGCCGTTGCGGCGATAGAAGGAATAACTCAGATCAAAACCGGCAGCTTAGTTTCCTTATCGGAGCAGCAACTTGTGGACTGCGATACGGACAACACGGGTTGCAGTGGCGGCTGGCCTCTCAAGGCCTTTCGATACGCGGAGGGTGTGGGCGGACTCGTGGCGGAATCCGACTACCCATACCACGCAAACCAAAGCATGTGCAACATTCAAGGCGCCTCTGCGGCGGCAACCATAACCGGCTCTCAAGAAGTTTCGTTCGGTGAATCTGCACTCCTTCAAGCCGTGATCAACCAGCCGGTCTCCGTCAACATACATCTCAACGGGACGGACCTCCAACATTACACCACCGGCGTCCTCGCCGACGATTGCGGGACCGGGAACGGACACTCTATGACAGTTGTTGGGTACGACACCACCGCCGAGGGGGAAAAGTATTGGTTGATAAAGAACTCGTGGGGCACCGGTTGGGGCGAGAATGGGTATATCAAAATGGCGAGAGACACCATTGACGGAGGACTCTGTGGACTTGCCACAAACGCTTCTTACCCTATCatatactaa
- the LOC116031981 gene encoding ervatamin-B-like produces the protein MALNFNSKSILAILFLLGTCAYEVTSRTLALEEASLVQRHERWMARHARSYKDDVEKANRFKIFKQNLEFIESFNKAGNRSYKLGLNKFSDMSHEEFKATMLIDANKFVRPTTKFPKGNSFGNNESLVDAPNSVNWIERGAVTAIRNQHRCGACWAFSTVAAVEGITQIKTGRLVPLSEQQLVDCDTTNKGCDGGWPTKAFQYVQEANGLMSESDYPYKGYQQATCATTGGYAAATITGFEQVEQGEDALLQAVSNQPVSIIISLDGYELQHYGSGVFANDCGSGSLHAITVVGYDATMEGDKYWLVKNSWGTTWGENGYIKMARDMVEGGLCGLAKMASYPTID, from the exons ATGGCTCTAAACTTCAATTCCAAATCCATTCTTGCAATCCTTTTCCTCTTGGGAACGTGTGCTTACGAAGTCACTTCCCGCACCCTTGCCCTTGAAGAGGCATCCTTGGTCCAACGTCATGAGCGGTGGATGGCTCGCCATGCACGCTCATATAAAGATGACGTTGAAAAAGCTAATCGATTCaaaatattcaaacaaaatttagagtttATTGAGTCGTTTAACAAAGCTGGCAACCGATCTTACAAACTTGGTCTGAATAAATTTTCAGATATGAGTCACGAAGAGTTCAAAGCCACAATGCTTATTGACGCAAACAAATTCGTTCGCCCTACTACTAAGTTTCCAAAAGGAAACTCGTTTGGAAATAATGAGAGTCTCGTTGATGCTCCAAACAGTGTGAACTGGATAGAGAGGGGAGCTGTTACTGCAATCAGAAATCAACACCGATGTG GTGCATGCTGGGCATTTTCAACCGTGGCAGCAGTGGAAGGAATAACCCAGATAAAAACCGGGCGGCTAGTTCCCTTGTCGGAGCAACAACTGGTGGACTGCGACACCACCAACAAAGGCTGCGACGGTGGCTGGCCAACCAAGGCCTTCCAGTACGTGCAGGAAGCCAACGGCCTCATGTCGGAATCCGACTATCCCTACAAGGGATACCAGCAAGCCACGTGCGCCACCACCGGCGGCTACGCCGCGGCAACAATAACCGGGTTCGAGCAAGTGGAGCAGGGCGAAGACGCGCTCCTCCAGGCCGTGAGCAACCAGCCCGTCtccatcatcatctctctcgACGGCTACGAGCTCCAACATTATGGCAGCGGCGTATTCGCCAATGATTGCGGCAGCGGCTCCTTGCACGCTATCACGGTGGTGGGGTACGATGCCACCATGGAAGGGGATAAGTATTGGCTGGTTAAGAATTCGTGGGGTACCACTTGGGGCGAGAATGGGTATATAAAAATGGCGAGAGATATGGTTGAGGGAGGGCTCTGTGGGCTTGCTAAAATGGCTTCTTACCCTACCATTGATTAA